From Cydia splendana chromosome 25, ilCydSple1.2, whole genome shotgun sequence:
cttactgtgggagttagtcaatttgtgtaataaagtcctataatatttatttatttaactattggcccatagataaataccttaaaactagcatacataatATTTAGTCTGAATCAGAAAGTCACCTTATAGTTTTTTACAAACAACTTGGGTACGCTATTGAATTAAATTTATGTACTTACACTAATAGGGGTATTGATAACTTGCGAACTTAATAAAAGACAATAAAACtgtttaatttaaactttattcaTTCTTACCGCCTCGCACCCAATTTCGGTTTTTCATAAGTCCCGTCTCCACACCTCTTAGCTCTTTTGACAACCACACCATTCTCCACTGTCTTCAAGTCATACGCCCATCCGATCCACGCAAAGAACTCTATAAACGCTGCTGTCCAGTTAAGCTTACTAACTAACTCAGCAGCCCTATAGTCCCACGGGAAAACGTGGTGATAGTTATGGAATCCTTCGCCAAGAGTGGCTAGGTTCACTGCCATGTTTTCCGTAGCCAGGACTTCTTTATCGTAAGGTCTTTTTCCGATCGCATGAGAGGCACTGTTGATGAGAGAGACGAAGTTAAGACACAACATGGTGCGGAGGTTGTTGACATGGAAGGCGGTGTTGAAGGTCTCCCCCCAGAACATCGGGCAAAGGGTGGGGAGAACGTAGGTGAACAGGGTGATGATGTAGAAGCCATATCTGAAAAAAGAGACAAGTTCAAGTTTTGATAAGTTGATAAAGGAATAAGGATAAGGAATTGTACAGCCGGAAGAATTAACACATCTGTACATTAAGGTATAATAGAATTGGCCACGACGCTGTTCAAAATATGCTGATGTAGATACCGTAAACGCAGCAAATGTATGACAAAAATTCAACGCATACCAACACGTCACTATTAGTAATATTAATACGCCGCGTCAACGTTCCTTTTTTGTTCGTTATTACTTATTAGACATGCTCCTACACaaatcataattaaaaaaaaagaagtatTAACTATGTATTCTAGAGGAAATTTTTCGTAGGCGCTGTTAAGATTCGTACTCACATACCTCGACATTAACAAAGGAAATGAACTCATATATTAGATATTACATTTTCTTTGATTTGATCATGATGAGGATTGTTGATCTGGattcaaaaaaaaacattacatcATAATTTAATGCTAAGAGAAAATACACAACTATAAAGTAGGCGTACTTTAAACATTATACAACGATAATAGAACATGGAGACATACCTATATTCACCTATTTCAATTGACGGACGGATATATTCAGAGTAGCATCAACAGAAAATAACCTTTCACTATTTTAACAGGAAGTAATTACATATTTTGTTTAAGAATATAGTTAGGACGATATcttcaaacttcaaacttcaacatttattcagcaaataggccacaaaggtacttttacacgtcaacattgaatttacatacaagcaaaaccaataacaatacatcaacaattttataaaatacaagtaactgcaactaccaattcaaactaacgtattacaattacatagagatgtatatggtctcttaacgTCGAATTACGTAaacaaaaactataataataatttaaaaaaataatacagatacaaaaacacaagtaaaatctataatatttagaggtgtaaatgtctctaggtgtcagaactataagattatatagtttatcaaattatccttagagatgtataaggtctccaagagtcaaaatcctgtataatcaacacattcattaagagaaaagaaacatacgagagcagaatgtgGCGTCTCGctgtaattaaactcaaaattaaagttactaagtataatagctcgtgttagcttaaacagaccagtctccacaaacagcacccgttcacgagtatgacgcgtatctcagccatccctccctcaaccttcattcgggaaagtggccacccgatcaacgacgccaccgtaagcaaagatttttaagcgagcatgacatgttcaagctaccggcctatattaatattaaaatagttataacatgtagctgtaagacacagcattttgtgctcgtatgttacataaaagaCAGTATACTAACCATAATAACTAAGTAagacataattactagcctaaattgacttagagatgtaaaggtctcttaagtgtcagaaacattaagaatataggtaggtatgtacaataaaataaaataaataaatacttagagatgtataaggtctccaatTAGTgttcaaaactaaaattaaattaaacaatataatgaaGCGAGAACATgattgtctcatgtgtcaattctactggtcactagcatatttaactcacaatgtaaaaaaaaacaatatttatttaaagttggtcaagcagatcttgcaattaaagaaattataaataGCAAAAGATCGGCTAAGCGCAATCGCATAACTAGAACCAATCAGGCACTAAAGAACTGGATATACTCACTTTTTCTGAAACACCAGCACAGGATTGCGCATCAAATCAGACAAGTCTATGCTGGCTCCCCGTCTCTTTACCTCCGGATGCTTATGGACCAGGAACCAGCCCACATGAGAGAAGAAGAAACCTCTCGCAGCGTTATGGGGGTCTGCATCAGTGTCGCTATGTTTGTGGTGGAGCCGGTGGTCTTTGGCCCAGTTGAGGGCGGTGTACTGGCCTGCTAATGATTGGAATAGCATGAGGATGGTCTGCAGAGGGAGGGTGGCTTTGTAGCTCCTGTGGGCCCAGAGGCGGTGGGCTCCTGCCATCAGGCCGAGCATACTGGCTTCCAATAGGACAAGGTCTGGAAAATAATTTCTAGTTTAAGTAGGTACTCTAGCTTAACTCGGTTCATTCGTCTTTGTGGCCCAGGTGACAAAAGCCACATTTTAACCGACTTTCAAAGGAcgagattaggtacttaaagcAACAGTTATTTTGCTTGTTTATCAAGCAAATccaatttataaattaatattccAGTCGAAAATGTCGAttcatgtattttatgtaatatTCTTGCATTTACTACTCGATTGTTAGAACTATTTCTTTGCAAAATATGAGCGCATTAAAGTAGAATTGTTGGCGCGCTTTAGTTTTTGTTCTACAACTTCCACAGTCTTTAtcagaaatttaaaatttaagttgTGATATATAGTTGAATAACTGGTTTCTTTAATGTTATACGCAACACATTATTAACCTTTTTAGTTTAGCTATAAAATCGATTTACACctacttttttcataaaaagtgGTATTTCTTTGTTTATAGCTCTTAAACcgtacatttttttgcaaacaATGTTTAGGTGAATCATAATACATTTAATAACCTTTCATTACATGTAGCATAGGTGTATGTGTCACTCATGGTatagctataatttacattttgcgAATTTCGGCAGTGATTATTTGTATGACGTCATTATTTATTACCCAGGGACAATAGAGATGGTCTCCCGACAGTTTTAGAATCCAGGTCATATTGATAATAACATACTAGAAGCCTAAGTAGATTATCCTGAAAATTACCAATTTGGATTTTTTAACTTTAATGCATTTGTTCTGgcaaatacctacattttgatgcataatTTCCACAATTTTGGtcaaatattgattttattggTATCGGTGTAAGGCTTGAGATGTTATCTTTAATATTGTAATACATTACTTTAACGTCCggcttttggtttggttgtaaaacccaaataatcgaatttttttttacataattttgatTTCTTTGTAAATTTCTCTTAAACTGTTGTATAATTTTGAACACagtgtataaattaaatatagtatattttattggctttcatttaataccacacacgtgTATGTGCCATACATAGTTTGGGTGTAATATGCAATTTTCGCAACGAAGCGGGAGTCATTTTGATGACGTAATtccgctgaagtagatggccggcgccgctgtctcccggcagttttggagacccaatGCCATGCCCAACAACACATTAAAAGTTGGCAGCGGTTTCCGAATCTGAACTATCTCTTCGACCGTTTCCCATAAGGCATAGTACTACAGTCGCGAAAATTGAAGACGCCAGTTCGAATCCGGCCTccgccacttttagtaactttTTCTTaattatatgacatctatttcagttttctaagttacctaatatttattagtgcatacaaacttaatacctacaaacaaaataataccatacctaaaacataataaaataactaacctaaaaacttaaaaacgaaatctaaaaataaataaaactaatctaaaaataaataattacaaactatcctgcggaatggtgccgtagatgctggcagcatttccccgctgtatcgcaatacttattctttgtgcgaggaagctgccagctctacgATCACCAGTGGCGTCTGATGCTATCCTTTTGGATAAATCCTTAAATAGCGTAGCGTAGCGTAGTTACCTTATATTACAACCTTACCAAAAACTAAAGTAGCCCAATAAGCTGATGTGTAGCTCAAATAAAGTCCGTATAACGCTGACAAATGCAGAAAACTCGTAACAGCGACTGTTCTGTATGAAATCTTGAATTTCCAATCATCTGCCTGAGGGGCTATTAATTTTGGCAGTTCCTTATTTTGGTTCGATAACATGCTTTCATCGGTTGTGTTGGGAGCCATATCTGaaagtaataattaatattaaacatCGAAACGTAATAGGTACCCTTATCGATACTTAATTTACTCGTAACCAATAAAATCGTTCCTAATTACCTATAGAAAGTAATGCAACTGGTCACTGTGAACTTAACTTTTTAATTAGCAACGATTTGATTGGTTACGGGCGTGGCTAAGCCGGCGGAcaatattatgtaagtatttgTAAAAGGATAGTTTACTATCTGATTATGTATgtgcccatcaacgtgcacactagcgccactgctaaataatcgcgattatttaaaattaacgacaggtatttaaaaaaccgggcaagtgcgagtcggactcgcgcacgaagggttccgtaccataatgcaaaaaaaaaaaacgaaaaaaaagcaaaaaaaaaaacggtcacccatccaagtactgaccactcccgacgttgcttaactttggtcaaaaatcacgtttgttgtatgggagccccatttaaatctttattttattctgtttttagtatttgttgttatagcggcaacagaaatacatcatctgtgaaaatttcaactgtctagctatcacggttcgtgagatacagcctggtgacagacggacggacggacggacggacggacggacggacggacggacggacagcgaagtcttagtaatagggtcccgttttaccctttgggtacggaaccctaaaaagggggcGCTACGTACTgttttgtgtatttaagtaccttttgtactacatcaaactagtttttatgttgctggattcgtcgaactaggacctcaaaacaaaaacggccgttttaactttggacgcatccAGGACgtatccagcaacataaaactagtttgatgtgttcaaaaggtactgaaatacacaatacagtacgtagcggccccctttttagggttccgtaccgtgcgtctgtctgtccgactattcccccccccccctctttatctctgaaactacagggtctaaaattttgaaaaaatacactaaatagtactttacctatagattacaggaaaacctattagaaatgtgcagccaagcgtgagtcggacttatgtacggaacccttggaacgcgagtccgactcgcacttgaccggttttttaaatacctgtcgctaaatttaaataatcacgattaattagcagtggcgctagtgtgcacgttgatggtcTCTTAACGCGAACGAACTTATAACACTTTCAGTGCTAAGCGCCCCATTTCCAATACCTAATTACCTAGCGTGTTCTTGGCAATGAATTTGTAAAAAATTCAGAAAGCACTTACCTATATTTTACTtcaaaatatagtttaattTTTCCGTAAAACTATACCGTGTGATATCAGCGTGATTTCCGGAATGCACTGAAATAAAATGAGGTATGGACTTTTATTAAGGACGAGATATACGAGACGGTATTGTTCGAGGCCACAGTGTCGATGATTGTCAAGGACCGATCTTTGACCTTGATAAAATTTAACGGATACAGGGttctttttgatatttaaatttatatatctacccccttattcataaacgcgctaaaAACCTAAATTAGCTAcaaatcgtttgtccttatttgtcattttgactaatgtaggtatttctaaaaaagggataaaacataatttaactatatCAGGTCAATAAAGTATAATTATGAATTAGggggttagtattattaatttgCATGATAAATTGTTTTGTGTGTATTTTGTGAGATTTCTTTCATTGGATTGGCAACACCTACTATATATGACTGTGTATAATGTATAATAATGTATGTAAATTTATCAATTTCCGCCACCTAAAGATTGTATGGAGGAGattttttattgaggtgtgcaataatagttatttacgatacaagtacgaaaaataggaaatttcCAACCagtggcgaattttaaaacacgatcGAAGGGAGTGTTTAAATCGACATGAGTCGCGAATTACCCAtttgcacgtgtatcgtacgttttattgaattttcgacatagttacgtaatgtgctaattatcgcactagtgcggtaaagtactACTTATTATATACCGtaaatactattatttttaatttattgaattatttaactctaacaaaaaaaataagttcacaTTGATGTACCAGAGGATACTTTACACAGTACACAAGTGGAAGCGCCCAGTTTTGAAGAGGTTGGAAAAGGGATAATGAGACTGAAGAACAATAAATGTCCAGGTGTTGAAGGCATACCGGGAGAGATATGGAAGTATGGAGGGGGAGCAGTACAGTCCAGACTGTATAAGATAATTTTGAAGATCTGGAATGACGAGAGACAACCACAGGAGTGGAACCTGGGTGTGATATGCCCCGTACATAAGAAAGGTTCAAGGAAAAAATGTGCGAACTACAGGGGGATAGCGCTGCTCCCGACAGCATACAAGATACTTTCTTACATTCTTCTGGGCCGTCTGGAACCATATGCGGAATCAGCTCTCGGAGATTACCAGTGTGGCTTTCGCCGTAACCGGAGCACTGTGGATCAGATTTTTCTCCTAAGGAAACTTATGGAGAAAAAATGGGAGTATGGCCAGGACATCCACTCATTGTTCGTTGACTTCACTAAGGCATATGAGAGTGTCGACAAGGAAGCGCTTTACCAAATACTCAAGGCCTTAGGCATACCCGACAAGCTGGTCAAAATGGTCAAAGTTGCCACTCAAGAAAGCAAAATGCGGGTTAGAGTGGGTAGCGCCCTCACAGAGGAGTTTGAAGTCAGGACAGGGCTCAAACGAAAGAATTGGTGGGCGAGCCCAACATCATCGGCGAGAGCAAGGCTGCTCGACTTCGCTGGCTCGGCCATGTGGAGaggatgggagaggatcgtgcggCCAAAAGAGCTTATCTGGGGTGACCAACTGGGTGACGTCCGGTCGGAAGGCCTAGGTACCGATGGATCGACGAGGTCCAGAAAGACCTGTGTGGCGTACAAGCGGCTGAATGGCGTCAGATCGCACAGGATAGGAACGAATGGCGAAATctagtgtcggaggccaagatccacttcgggtcgctgagccagcgaagtaagtaagtaagtaacataaaattacattttggACAGAGGCCAAGCAAAACAAACAAAGGTTTGACAGCAGGAGAAAGTAAAATTCTAAAtaggtaaacatatttttaataacCTACCTTAATGCCTGCATTGCTTCTGGAAATGTCAATCTTGAAAAACGGAATAGCCGCTTAACGGGACTCCAAAATGTTCAAATTATGTTCTTAAATGTACAGCAAAACAtgaaggtaggtacctatgcaaaTTCAAGTCCTCAGTTTTTTAACAAATTAGCTAATATGTACATAATTACCCAAACATGCATACTAAAAAACAATGTTCCCACATTGTAATTTCACAAGCAATAATTACTGCCCCATCGCGCATAATAGACGTAAGTGACTTTGGAGACTgtttgaaattgaactttattgcacaataataAGTTACACAAttgaaataattttggactgcgACTTATGACTGATAAGCGTGGTTGCAGTTTATTGACCTGTAGTTTTTACAAATGATATTCGGTGTGAGGTTGTTGATTTGTCACCTTTGACTTTGGTGACGACTTGTAAACAAATGATGTAGTTGTAACCATCCTGCGAAAATGAAGGCactgggttcaaatcccagtGAGTGCAAAgatacttacttactgctggAGCGCAACgacctgtgccctgtttatcaaacgtttacaaacttgtaatacctacaagtggaagtccctttttgacagcttttgttagaaactTTCTAACAAATtgaagtccctttctaatagaaacggacttccacttgtattacaagttacaagcttatGATAAACAGGGCGCTGGggctggggcccgtttctcaaatcAAGcatacaagcttttgataaacagggcactgaaGTGGATCTCACCCTCacacaccaaagaccgccatccTACtttgtccaaagccgtttctgtccaccGTTTCTGACCTCACAGTGGGAGATACCTCATCATAACAGATACGATCACCGAAAGCCGACTTAGATGGTATGGCCTCATAATGTGACGTTACGAAGATCACGTGGTCAGGAAGGCGCTGGCAATACCTTGCACCAGAAAAGGCAATGGAACACCCAAAGCCACGTAGCTGGCTACTGTAACCCGCGACTTAGAGCGAGCCCAACTTACAGATGCGACAACCCAGGACAGACCGTTCTGGCGCCTTAGAacgaggagagccgaccccaaatgatggGAAGcggcaaggaagaagaagaagaagggagATACCTCATATAAAGGCGTGACAAGGTTCAAGTATCTTGAGTGCAAAGATATTTAACTAAATATCAATGTCATCGGGTGAGTGTATTTATTTGAGTTAGCGGTGATGCCGGTGATTAGCACAAATATTTCTATCCTTTAAGTCTAACCTTAAGGAATACTATATATCCCTGCCTTAGTTTCTAATTACTGacactgttatttttttatttaatatgtaaggtgcagaagcgagcgcgaaaatttttcgatataaaaaaacgcaatttgatagatagttgtacatttttacttttagtacggaaatcagtcacatcattttatcacgaaaattgacagtgccgcagcagtaacgttgcaacagagtacctaatgctgctgcagtcgccacccgaatgtcacctttatcatatcttagaaagttatcgaaaacgcgagcgaagcgagcgcgacaatttttcgatataaaaaaacgcaatttgatagacagttgtacatttttacttttagtacggaaatcagtcacatcattttatcacgaaaattgacagtgccgcagcagtaacgttgcaacagagtacctaatgctgctgcagtcgccacccaaatgtcaactttatcataaacatgtcagaatgtcattgaaaacgcgagcgaagcgagcgcgaaaatttttcgatataaaaacgcaatttgatagacagttgtacatttttacttttagtatggaaatcagtcacatcattttatcacgaaaattgacagtgctgcagtagtaacgtcgcaacagagtaatgctgctgcagtccccacccgaatgtcacctttatcatatcttagaaagttatcgaaaacgcgagcgaagcgagcgcgaaaatttttcgataatttttggtgccccctagacatggtgccctaagcaagtgcttattttgcttaaaagggttaatgtttttttttcaaagtacccaccttcgtggccattattaagtgcttaactCATTAGCGgctgaattatttttatgtcgccgattttgatgattttcagatatattaatatattatgccTCAGAAACAgaaatatgaaattaaaatttaaatccgacctgtagtttagaaaaaaaatactgatgCCGCATGGCATCGCTAGCCCTCTACCGTGTCaataaaaacatattgttaTTTGTCAGCATTTATTGAACATGAAAGTTATAATCACATTTGGCAAAAAATCCTGCAACATTGTAATCTAGATCGGCTTTTACACTGTTCCAAAGCACATTCTACGTACATCCTCAGCACATGGTACCAAATAATGACCAACACCATCATAGCGAAAATCATCAGCAACTCGGATACCAGTCTGAGATTGTCGCAACCCTTGAGGACAGACTGCATGTTTATTAAGAAGTCTGCATACGTCTGTATACTAATAACCAGCAAGTGATAAAAACTGTCATCACAACGTAGCTTGATGTTCCCAATTCTACTATATTGGCTAGAAAATCAGTGGCTCGGCGTATAGGAAGAGTCGGTTTATGGTTCTATCTGAAGTTCTCTATGGAATGGAAACCGGGATCACGATGTCTTAGATGTAAACAGCATCACCCTACCACACCAGATATCTTAATAACAACCAGTGATGTTACTAATGAAGTAACAACCAACTAAGTGGGTTGGACCTTGATAGACTGTATATGGGCAAGAGGTTCAACATAgccactaaaactcaaaatcctTACTTTTTTGACAGTAATTGTATTCGAGATTTTTAAAAAGCCCGATAAGATTCTAAAATCATGATGAAAACGCTAACAAATAGGGGAAAATAAAACATAGAACTAACATGTAACACATATCAAATGATAAGACCACATAAGCGGCTAATGGTGCCGTACGGCATCGAAGAATTTTCTCATGCCATATACTAAATCtgaaatcaaaatttaatagtCTATGTATATCATTGCATTAATTATACATCCCACGTCCTgataaaatacattacataaatattttaccaGAAAACCAACGATTTCTGACCAGTTTACTTAGAATGAACaccaaaaatttgtatttttttctataccCAATTTTTGGGTACCTGAAACCAGCAGGAACAATTTGCTtaaaacatgtaattaaattgataACTGGTATCCTTGAGTATGTAATTAATCACAAAACTCCTTAATTTTCTGCTTATTGTATCTTTAGAGAGCGAAATACTAAGCACAGGAAAAGCGATGCCGTATGGCACCGCTAGCCGTTAATGggttaaggaggcgatacgtatgaatatggatttgatatggatgcgatataattacgattaggtataattcatgacggagaaaataaataatgttatgcaattatacgcgtgttgatatgtgtgtttattttaccactacgtaactatgtaaacccatttttagttttcttggttacttaatgtttactcagatccccaaaagatggcactgtgcaatgaggggcaattaatttatcgtcgtttaattttgttgtattattaaatcaacacaattattcaattaaatttgttgatatacgcacgattgattgaaattttagaagaggggtcttctaaacttagagttaatttggcaaaatccttcctcggtggtgtatttatgtcacatcgtattaaattcagcgccatctgttagtttaccagggtactctatagtgttagcacatatttgaaaaaagtttgcccctccttcctaagtagcgccatacgattcaggggcaaacttaagtcaatcgagcgttgtggctaccccccccttttaggggttgaatttttatagcctataacctggccggggattttctcgccagattagtaaagttttcatcaaaagccgttcagccgttttcacgtgatgcgcgttcaaataaacagacaaacagataaacacacaaacagacaaaaattctaaaaactgttggaacgtgttctgttatcaattctaagtatccccagccaactttttttcaaatatcttccatgtacagactttcgacgctcttcagctttattatatgtatagatgtatAGATTCAATAAGGGGTAGTTGCTACCCCTTTAATTTGTCCAATAGGCGAGAATTGGGCTATCATATTTGTCATCAATAACATTCAGAATACTGTTGGGACTGCTTCTAACTCGACCTAGCAGAGATACTATTTTCTTGCGCATGATTGCCGGAAAACCGTCTGTTCTAGCTTCGCAAAGTTTACATTAATAACTAgagtgttgtgtgtgac
This genomic window contains:
- the LOC134802651 gene encoding acyl-CoA Delta(11) desaturase-like produces the protein MLSNQNKELPKLIAPQADDWKFKISYRTVAVTSFLHLSALYGLYLSYTSAYWATLVFDLVLLEASMLGLMAGAHRLWAHRSYKATLPLQTILMLFQSLAGQYTALNWAKDHRLHHKHSDTDADPHNAARGFFFSHVGWFLVHKHPEVKRRGASIDLSDLMRNPVLVFQKKYGFYIITLFTYVLPTLCPMFWGETFNTAFHVNNLRTMLCLNFVSLINSASHAIGKRPYDKEVLATENMAVNLATLGEGFHNYHHVFPWDYRAAELVSKLNWTAAFIEFFAWIGWAYDLKTVENGVVVKRAKRCGDGTYEKPKLGARR